The following coding sequences lie in one Zingiber officinale cultivar Zhangliang chromosome 2B, Zo_v1.1, whole genome shotgun sequence genomic window:
- the LOC122049704 gene encoding dirigent protein 22-like, which translates to MAYECSFKPWLLILLFFIATSQARDSITTHLHFFIHENDISPNATTITVVNSTNNNPGGFGSIWIFDDELREGSSANSKLIGRAQGMAPEVSLGQRAWSVLIDFVFTDGEYNGSSLTVVGRATLGGPIERSIIGGTGKFRMARGYTINTLQYGPLAGHVIAEYDAYIVH; encoded by the coding sequence ATGGCTTATGAGTGTTCATTCAAGCCTTGGCTACTCATTCTCCTTTTCTTCATCGCTACCTCTCAGGCTAGAGACTCCATCACCACTcacctccatttcttcatccacgAGAACGATATCAGCCCCAACGCCACCACTATAACCGTCGTCAACTCCACCAACAACAACCCCGGCGGCTTCGGCAGCATCTGGATCTTCGACGATGAACTACGAGAAGGCTCGAGCGCCAACTCGAAGCTCATTGGGAGGGCCCAAGGCATGGCTCCCGAGGTGTCGCTTGGCCAGAGGGCTTGGTCCGTACTGATCGACTTCGTCTTCACAGACGGAGAGTATAACGGTAGCTCGCTCACGGTGGTGGGCCGGGCGACGTTGGGGGGACCCATCGAGCGCAGCATCATCGGCGGCACCGGAAAATTTCGAATGGCGAGGGGCTACACCATCAATACATTGCAATATGGTCCTTTGGCAGGACACGTAATCGCCGAGTATGATGCTTATATCGTGC